From Acropora muricata isolate sample 2 chromosome 14, ASM3666990v1, whole genome shotgun sequence, one genomic window encodes:
- the LOC136898762 gene encoding tetratricopeptide repeat protein 39A-like isoform X4: MRGAMDEKVLADAIKMTNVAFNLCLSNKFVQAQAKLEPWVNESMYHALGYSTIMYLQAMMTFEPQSIQQASNSNKIALDVCERHRRKQTWTQSFTSWIWNPYDNLKEVERHAELCYAECLFMRAMLTFIQDENLVSFIKGALRIRSAYQTYKTCLDMITHQPESLLHSAQRMDFEGGVHLGIGGFNLMLSLLPAKIIKLLEWVGFSGDKLKGLEHLERGCLSKNLRSPMCAMVLLAYHSVITYYLGNGEGDVMYAEEILQPQLKAFPKGAIFLYYAARIKQIQGKLDEAIEKYNDSISSQSEWKQFHHICYWEVIWCYSYRGEWSRAFHYASVLLAGSSWSKTTYMYLKASLRVMARITNQQIAKEDDNGEVDTEEYMFRRLPVYKQRIAGKSIPFEKFSIHKANKYLEQNNRLFLPGLELILLWNGFKVLHHRPDLVQPMLNLVQTSLAELETSKGENVNYIDDWCLGTLLQGMCFRCLKKTKEALESMLNAVNMSKDLVQDFYLAPFACAEVGFLYLEEGDLSQAKEYLNRARKDYENHMLQSRLHFRIHSALQEIKHVQKQAKAASKRNNKTQKYSKEDNNNSTSSFGEDSMEDSSDLERKDSSSSFETAPEDSGAEDEGNLGLVDEEGTLNQSALKETAV; encoded by the exons CAATCTATTCAACAAGCTAGCAACAGCAATAAAATTGCATTGGATGTTTGTGAAAG ACACAGAAGGAAACAAACATGGACACAATCATTTACCAGCTGGATTTGGAATCCCTATGATAATTTAAAGGAAG TTGAAAGGCATGCAGAGCTTTGCTATGCCGAATGTCTTTTCATGAGGGCTATGCTAACATTTATTCAG GATGAAAACCTTGTCAGCTTTATAAAAGGGGCTCTGAGAATCAGAAGTGCTTATCAGACATATAA GACTTGCCTGGACATGATAACACACCAACCGGAATCCTTGCTTCACTCAGCACAAAGAATGGACTTTGAAGGAGGTGTCCACCTTGGTATTGGAGGCTTCAATTTG ATGCTATCCTTACTTCCAGCAAAGATTATCAAGTTATTGGAGTGGGTTGGTTTTTCAGGAGACAAG TTGAAAGGTTTAGAACATTTGGAGCGAGGCTGCCTCAGCAAGAATCTGAGGTCACCAATGTGTGCTATGGTGCTTCTGGCCTACCATAGTGTCATCACCTATTACCTTG ggaATGGTGAAGGTGATGTTATGTATGCTGAGGAAATTCTTCAGCCACAACTTAAAGCATTTCCAAAG GGGGCAATATTTTTGTACTATGCCGCGCGCATAAAACAAATTCAAGGAAAGCTTGATGAG GCCATTGAAAAGTACAATGACTCAATTTCTTCTCAATCAGAATGGAAACAGTTTCACCACATTTGCTACTGGGAGGTGATCTGGTGTTATTC GTACAGAGGAGAATGGTCCAGAGCATTTCACTACGCTTCTGTTCTGTTGGCAGGAAGCAGCTGGTCGAAG ACCACGTACATGTATCTGAAAGCTTCGTTAAGAGTTATGGCAAGAATAACTAACCAGCAAATAGCAAAAGAGGATGATAACGGCGAGGTAGACACAGAGGAATACATGTTCAG GCGTCTTCCAGTTTACAAGCAGCGTATCGCAGGAAAGTCTATTCCTTTTGAGAAGTTTTCAATACATAAAGCCAACAAGTATCTGGAACAAAACAATCGGCTCTTCCTACCCGGATTG GAGCTCATATTGTTGTGGAATGGATTCAAAGTTCTTCATCACAGGCCAGATTTAGTTCAACCGATGCTTAATCTCGTCCAAACATCTTTAGCTGAATTAGAAACAAGCAAAG GAGAGAATGTCAACTACATTGACGACTGGTGTCTAGGTACTCTGCTTCAAGGGATGTGTTTTCGCTGCTTGAAAAAAACGAAGGAGGCACTGGAGAGCATGCTTAACGCTGTTAACAT GTCAAAAGATCTGGTACAGGATTTTTACCTGGCCCCTTTCGCATGCGCAGAAGTGGGTTTTCTATACCTAGAAGAGGGAGATCTTAGTCAAGCGAAAGAGTACTTGAACAGAGCAAG GAAAGATTACGAAAACCACATGCTGCAGAGCAGACTTCACTTCAGAATCCACTCTGCTCTTCAAGAAATCAAACACGTACAAAAGCAAGCTAAAGCAGCGTCTAAGCGTAATAACAAAACGCAGAAATACTCCAAAGAGGATAACAACAACAGTACTTCATCATTCGGTGAAGATTCAATGGAAGACTCGTCCGATCTTGAGCGTAAGGACTCAAGTTCCTCATTTGAAACCGCTCCTGAAGACTCAGGAGCTGAAGACGAAGGGAATCTGGGGCTGGTTGACGAAGAGGGCACTCTAAACCAATCAGCTCTAAAGGAAACGGCAGTGTGA
- the LOC136898762 gene encoding tetratricopeptide repeat protein 39A-like isoform X5: MGAMDEKVLADAIKMTNVAFNLCLSNKFVQAQAKLEPWVNESMYHALGYSTIMYLQAMMTFEPQSIQQASNSNKIALDVCERHRRKQTWTQSFTSWIWNPYDNLKEVERHAELCYAECLFMRAMLTFIQDENLVSFIKGALRIRSAYQTYKTCLDMITHQPESLLHSAQRMDFEGGVHLGIGGFNLMLSLLPAKIIKLLEWVGFSGDKLKGLEHLERGCLSKNLRSPMCAMVLLAYHSVITYYLGNGEGDVMYAEEILQPQLKAFPKGAIFLYYAARIKQIQGKLDEAIEKYNDSISSQSEWKQFHHICYWEVIWCYSYRGEWSRAFHYASVLLAGSSWSKTTYMYLKASLRVMARITNQQIAKEDDNGEVDTEEYMFRRLPVYKQRIAGKSIPFEKFSIHKANKYLEQNNRLFLPGLELILLWNGFKVLHHRPDLVQPMLNLVQTSLAELETSKGENVNYIDDWCLGTLLQGMCFRCLKKTKEALESMLNAVNMSKDLVQDFYLAPFACAEVGFLYLEEGDLSQAKEYLNRARKDYENHMLQSRLHFRIHSALQEIKHVQKQAKAASKRNNKTQKYSKEDNNNSTSSFGEDSMEDSSDLERKDSSSSFETAPEDSGAEDEGNLGLVDEEGTLNQSALKETAV, translated from the exons CAATCTATTCAACAAGCTAGCAACAGCAATAAAATTGCATTGGATGTTTGTGAAAG ACACAGAAGGAAACAAACATGGACACAATCATTTACCAGCTGGATTTGGAATCCCTATGATAATTTAAAGGAAG TTGAAAGGCATGCAGAGCTTTGCTATGCCGAATGTCTTTTCATGAGGGCTATGCTAACATTTATTCAG GATGAAAACCTTGTCAGCTTTATAAAAGGGGCTCTGAGAATCAGAAGTGCTTATCAGACATATAA GACTTGCCTGGACATGATAACACACCAACCGGAATCCTTGCTTCACTCAGCACAAAGAATGGACTTTGAAGGAGGTGTCCACCTTGGTATTGGAGGCTTCAATTTG ATGCTATCCTTACTTCCAGCAAAGATTATCAAGTTATTGGAGTGGGTTGGTTTTTCAGGAGACAAG TTGAAAGGTTTAGAACATTTGGAGCGAGGCTGCCTCAGCAAGAATCTGAGGTCACCAATGTGTGCTATGGTGCTTCTGGCCTACCATAGTGTCATCACCTATTACCTTG ggaATGGTGAAGGTGATGTTATGTATGCTGAGGAAATTCTTCAGCCACAACTTAAAGCATTTCCAAAG GGGGCAATATTTTTGTACTATGCCGCGCGCATAAAACAAATTCAAGGAAAGCTTGATGAG GCCATTGAAAAGTACAATGACTCAATTTCTTCTCAATCAGAATGGAAACAGTTTCACCACATTTGCTACTGGGAGGTGATCTGGTGTTATTC GTACAGAGGAGAATGGTCCAGAGCATTTCACTACGCTTCTGTTCTGTTGGCAGGAAGCAGCTGGTCGAAG ACCACGTACATGTATCTGAAAGCTTCGTTAAGAGTTATGGCAAGAATAACTAACCAGCAAATAGCAAAAGAGGATGATAACGGCGAGGTAGACACAGAGGAATACATGTTCAG GCGTCTTCCAGTTTACAAGCAGCGTATCGCAGGAAAGTCTATTCCTTTTGAGAAGTTTTCAATACATAAAGCCAACAAGTATCTGGAACAAAACAATCGGCTCTTCCTACCCGGATTG GAGCTCATATTGTTGTGGAATGGATTCAAAGTTCTTCATCACAGGCCAGATTTAGTTCAACCGATGCTTAATCTCGTCCAAACATCTTTAGCTGAATTAGAAACAAGCAAAG GAGAGAATGTCAACTACATTGACGACTGGTGTCTAGGTACTCTGCTTCAAGGGATGTGTTTTCGCTGCTTGAAAAAAACGAAGGAGGCACTGGAGAGCATGCTTAACGCTGTTAACAT GTCAAAAGATCTGGTACAGGATTTTTACCTGGCCCCTTTCGCATGCGCAGAAGTGGGTTTTCTATACCTAGAAGAGGGAGATCTTAGTCAAGCGAAAGAGTACTTGAACAGAGCAAG GAAAGATTACGAAAACCACATGCTGCAGAGCAGACTTCACTTCAGAATCCACTCTGCTCTTCAAGAAATCAAACACGTACAAAAGCAAGCTAAAGCAGCGTCTAAGCGTAATAACAAAACGCAGAAATACTCCAAAGAGGATAACAACAACAGTACTTCATCATTCGGTGAAGATTCAATGGAAGACTCGTCCGATCTTGAGCGTAAGGACTCAAGTTCCTCATTTGAAACCGCTCCTGAAGACTCAGGAGCTGAAGACGAAGGGAATCTGGGGCTGGTTGACGAAGAGGGCACTCTAAACCAATCAGCTCTAAAGGAAACGGCAGTGTGA
- the LOC136898762 gene encoding tetratricopeptide repeat protein 39A-like isoform X7, translating into MYHALGYSTIMYLQAMMTFEPQSIQQASNSNKIALDVCERHRRKQTWTQSFTSWIWNPYDNLKEVERHAELCYAECLFMRAMLTFIQDENLVSFIKGALRIRSAYQTYKTCLDMITHQPESLLHSAQRMDFEGGVHLGIGGFNLMLSLLPAKIIKLLEWVGFSGDKLKGLEHLERGCLSKNLRSPMCAMVLLAYHSVITYYLGNGEGDVMYAEEILQPQLKAFPKGAIFLYYAARIKQIQGKLDEAIEKYNDSISSQSEWKQFHHICYWEVIWCYSYRGEWSRAFHYASVLLAGSSWSKTTYMYLKASLRVMARITNQQIAKEDDNGEVDTEEYMFRRLPVYKQRIAGKSIPFEKFSIHKANKYLEQNNRLFLPGLELILLWNGFKVLHHRPDLVQPMLNLVQTSLAELETSKGENVNYIDDWCLGTLLQGMCFRCLKKTKEALESMLNAVNMSKDLVQDFYLAPFACAEVGFLYLEEGDLSQAKEYLNRARKDYENHMLQSRLHFRIHSALQEIKHVQKQAKAASKRNNKTQKYSKEDNNNSTSSFGEDSMEDSSDLERKDSSSSFETAPEDSGAEDEGNLGLVDEEGTLNQSALKETAV; encoded by the exons CAATCTATTCAACAAGCTAGCAACAGCAATAAAATTGCATTGGATGTTTGTGAAAG ACACAGAAGGAAACAAACATGGACACAATCATTTACCAGCTGGATTTGGAATCCCTATGATAATTTAAAGGAAG TTGAAAGGCATGCAGAGCTTTGCTATGCCGAATGTCTTTTCATGAGGGCTATGCTAACATTTATTCAG GATGAAAACCTTGTCAGCTTTATAAAAGGGGCTCTGAGAATCAGAAGTGCTTATCAGACATATAA GACTTGCCTGGACATGATAACACACCAACCGGAATCCTTGCTTCACTCAGCACAAAGAATGGACTTTGAAGGAGGTGTCCACCTTGGTATTGGAGGCTTCAATTTG ATGCTATCCTTACTTCCAGCAAAGATTATCAAGTTATTGGAGTGGGTTGGTTTTTCAGGAGACAAG TTGAAAGGTTTAGAACATTTGGAGCGAGGCTGCCTCAGCAAGAATCTGAGGTCACCAATGTGTGCTATGGTGCTTCTGGCCTACCATAGTGTCATCACCTATTACCTTG ggaATGGTGAAGGTGATGTTATGTATGCTGAGGAAATTCTTCAGCCACAACTTAAAGCATTTCCAAAG GGGGCAATATTTTTGTACTATGCCGCGCGCATAAAACAAATTCAAGGAAAGCTTGATGAG GCCATTGAAAAGTACAATGACTCAATTTCTTCTCAATCAGAATGGAAACAGTTTCACCACATTTGCTACTGGGAGGTGATCTGGTGTTATTC GTACAGAGGAGAATGGTCCAGAGCATTTCACTACGCTTCTGTTCTGTTGGCAGGAAGCAGCTGGTCGAAG ACCACGTACATGTATCTGAAAGCTTCGTTAAGAGTTATGGCAAGAATAACTAACCAGCAAATAGCAAAAGAGGATGATAACGGCGAGGTAGACACAGAGGAATACATGTTCAG GCGTCTTCCAGTTTACAAGCAGCGTATCGCAGGAAAGTCTATTCCTTTTGAGAAGTTTTCAATACATAAAGCCAACAAGTATCTGGAACAAAACAATCGGCTCTTCCTACCCGGATTG GAGCTCATATTGTTGTGGAATGGATTCAAAGTTCTTCATCACAGGCCAGATTTAGTTCAACCGATGCTTAATCTCGTCCAAACATCTTTAGCTGAATTAGAAACAAGCAAAG GAGAGAATGTCAACTACATTGACGACTGGTGTCTAGGTACTCTGCTTCAAGGGATGTGTTTTCGCTGCTTGAAAAAAACGAAGGAGGCACTGGAGAGCATGCTTAACGCTGTTAACAT GTCAAAAGATCTGGTACAGGATTTTTACCTGGCCCCTTTCGCATGCGCAGAAGTGGGTTTTCTATACCTAGAAGAGGGAGATCTTAGTCAAGCGAAAGAGTACTTGAACAGAGCAAG GAAAGATTACGAAAACCACATGCTGCAGAGCAGACTTCACTTCAGAATCCACTCTGCTCTTCAAGAAATCAAACACGTACAAAAGCAAGCTAAAGCAGCGTCTAAGCGTAATAACAAAACGCAGAAATACTCCAAAGAGGATAACAACAACAGTACTTCATCATTCGGTGAAGATTCAATGGAAGACTCGTCCGATCTTGAGCGTAAGGACTCAAGTTCCTCATTTGAAACCGCTCCTGAAGACTCAGGAGCTGAAGACGAAGGGAATCTGGGGCTGGTTGACGAAGAGGGCACTCTAAACCAATCAGCTCTAAAGGAAACGGCAGTGTGA